Proteins found in one Panicum hallii strain FIL2 chromosome 4, PHallii_v3.1, whole genome shotgun sequence genomic segment:
- the LOC112888916 gene encoding auxin response factor 17, whose translation MRLSSSSGSVLPAQAASPEAVEEHKCLNSELWHACAGPLVSLPAVGSRVVYFPQGHSEQVAASTNKEMESQIPNYPNLPPQLICQLHNVTMHADAETDEVYAQMTLQPLNPQELKDPYLPAELGSANKQPTNYFCKTLTASDTSTHGGFSVPRRAAEKVFPPLDFTQQPPCQELIAKDLHGNEWKFRHIFRGQPKRHLLTTGWSVFVSAKRLVAGDSVLFIWNDNNQLLLGIRRASRPQTVMPSSVLSSDSMHIGLLAAAAHAASTNSRFTIFYNPRASPSEFVIPLAKYVKAVYHTRISVGMRFRMLFETEESSVRRYMGTITGISDLDSVRWPNSHWRSVKVGWDESTAGERQPRVSLWEIEPLTTFPMYPSPFPLRLKRPWPTGLPSLHGGKDDDLTNSLMLLRDTANPGFQSLNFGGLGVNPWMQPRLDASLLGLQPDMYQAMATAAFQDPTKQVSPTILQFQQPQNIAGRAAPLLSSQILQQVQPQFQQQPYLQNISESTIHGQGQAELLKQQIQRSQSFNEQKPQLQPQQQQQESQQQSQCLQVPQHQQMQQQNNMTNYQSVSNALSAFSQLSSAPQSSPVALQTILPFSQAQSFAQTNISSLSPSNATAMQNTLRPFSSEAASHLSMPRPTAVPVADPWSSKRVAVESLLPSRTQVTSQMEQLDSTPPSIPQSSALAPLPGRGCLDQDVNSDPQNHLLFGVSIDSQSLLMQGGIPGLQNGNDSTAIPYSTSNFLSPSQNDFPLDHTLNSSGCLDDAGYVPCSDNSDQVNRPPATFVKVYKSGTYGRSLDITRFSSYHELRRELGRLFGLEGQLEDPMRSGWQLVFVDREEDVLLVGDDPWQEFVSTVSCIKILSPQEVQQMGKQGLELLSSAPARRLGSSCDDYVSRQESRSLSTGIASVGSVEF comes from the exons ATGAGGCTCTCGTCGTCGTCCGGCAGCGTCCTCCCGGCTCAGGCGGCTTCGCCGGAAG CTGTTGAGGAGCACAAGTGTCTGAACTCGGAGTTGTGGCATGCCTGCGCCGGACCCCTTGTTTCCTTGCCGGCGGTGGGTAGCCGGGTGGTGTACTTCCCTCAGGGTCACAGCGAGCAG GTAGCAGCATCAACAAACAAGGAAATGGAGTCTCAGATCCCCAATTATCCTAATCTGCCTCCACAGCTTATATGCCAACTGCATAATGTGACGATGCAT GCTGATGCAGAGACAGATGAGGTCTATGCGCAGATGACATTACAACCACTCAACCCG CAAGAACTAAAGGACCCATATTTACCTGCTGAATTAGGTTCTGCCAATAAGCAGCCAACAAACTATTTTTGCAAAACATTAACTGCGAGTGACACAAGTACACATGGTGGATTCTCTGTTCCACGTCGAGCAGCTGAGAAAGTGTTTCCTCCACTG GATTTCACTCAACAACCTCCCTGCCAGGAGTTGATTGCAAAAGATCTTCATGGCAATGAGTGGAAATTTCGTCACATATTTCGCG GTCAGCCAAAGCGACATCTTCTAACTACTGGCTGGAGTGTCTTTGTTAGTGCAAAGAGACTCGTTGCTGGAGACTCGGTCCTCTTTATCTG GAATGACAATAACCAGCTTCTTCTGGGAATTCGCCGGGCAAGTCGGCCACAAACTGTCATGCCATCTTCAGTCTTATCAAGTGATAGCATGCATATTGGTCTTCTTGCTGCAGCTGCTCATGCtgcttcaacaaatagccgctTTACAATTTTCTATAACCCAAG GGCAAGCCCTTCAGAGTTTGTCATACCGCTTGCAAAATATGTGAAGGCAGTGTATCATACGCGTATATCCGTAGGCATGCGTTTCAGGATGCTTTTTGAGACAGAAGAATCTAGCGTTAGGAG ATACATGGGAACGATTACTGGAATCAGTGATCTTGATTCTGTTCGGTGGCCAAATTCACACTGGCGTTCTGTTAAG GTTGGCTGGGATGAATCAACTGCTGGAGAGAGGCAGCCAAGGGTGTCACTATGGGAGATTGAGCCCCTGACAACTTTCCCAATGTATCCATCTCCTTTTCCACTCAGGCTTAAGCGTCCATGGCCAACAGGCTTGCCTTCTCTGCATG GTGGTAAGGATGATGACCTGACTAACTCTCTCATGTTGCTTCGAGATACTGCAAACCCTGGTTTTCAGTCGTTAAATTTTGGCGGACTTGGTGTGAATCCTTGGATGCAGCCAAGGCTGGATGCTTCCTTACTTGGTCTGCAACCTGACATGTATCAGGCGATGGCCACAGCTGCTTTCCAGGATCCAACGAAGCAAGTGTCACCCACGATACTGCAGTTCCAGCAGCCACAGAACATAGCTGGTCGAGCTGCGCCACTTCTGTCAAGCCAAATTTTGCAGCAAGTGCAGCCTCAGTTTCAGCAGCAGCCATACCTTCAAAACATCTCTGAGAGCACAATCCATGGCCAGGGTCAGGCTGAGCTCCTCAAGCAGCAGATCCAACGCAGCCAATCCTTTAACGAACAGAAGCCCCAGCTGCAAccccagcaacagcagcaagaatcACAGCAGCAATCACAGTGCCTGCAAGTGCCTCAACATCAGCAGATGCAACAGCAGAACAACATGACCAACTACCAGTCAGTGTCTAATGCACTGTCAGCATTTTCTCAATTGTCATCAGCCCCTCAGTCTTCACCTGTGGCGCTGCAAACAATACTACCATTCTCACAGGCGCAGAGCTTTGCACAAACGAATATCAGCTCATTATCTCCATCTAATGCCACTGCCATGCAAAATACGCTGAGGCCATTCTCATCAGAAGCAGCTTCTCACCTGAGCATGCCAAGGCCCACTGCAGTACCTGTCGCTGACCCATGGTCGTCGAAGCGAGTTGCAGTGGAGTCTTTGCTTCCTTCTCGGACCCAGGTTACGTCACAGATGGAACAATTGGATTCTACGCCACCTAGTATACCTCAAAGCTCTGCATTGGCACCACTTCCTGGAAGAGGGTGCTTGGATCAAGATGTGAATTCTGATCCTCAAAATCATCTCTTGTTTGGTGTTAGTATAGATTCACAGTCATTACTAATGCAGGGAGGTATCCCAGGCCTGCAGAATGGGAATGATTCAACTGCTATACCCTATTCCACCTCCAATTTCCTGAGCCCTTCCCAGAACGATTTCCCTTTGGATCACACGCTAAATTCTTCGGGCTGCTTAGATGATGCTGGTTATGTGCCTTGTTCAGATAATTCTGATCAAGTGAATCGACCACCTGCAACCTTCGTGAAG GTTTACAAATCTGGAACCTACGGAAGGTCGCTTGATATCACTAGGTTTAGTAGCTATCATGAGCTCCGTAGGGAACTAGGGCGCCTATTTGGCCTTGAGGGCCAGTTGGAAGACCCTATGAGATCAGGCTGGCAGCTTGTATTCGTCGACCGAGAGGAGGATGTCCTTCTCGTTGGCGATGACCCTTGGCA GGAATTCGTGAGTACGGTATCCTGCATAAAGATACTCTCCCCGCAGGAGGTGCAGCAGATGGGCAAGCAGGGGCTTGAGCTTCTGAGCTCAGCCCCAGCGAGAAGGCTCGGTAGCAGCTGTGATGACTATGTTAGCAGGCAGGAGTCAAGAAGCCTAAGCACCGGGATTGCGTCGGTCGGGTCAGTAGAGTTCTGA